The following are from one region of the Muntiacus reevesi chromosome 3, mMunRee1.1, whole genome shotgun sequence genome:
- the SCG2 gene encoding secretogranin-2, whose translation MAEAKTHWLGAVLSLIPLIFLLSEAEAASFQRNQLLQKEPDLRLENVQRFPSPEMIRALEYIEKLRQQAHKEESSPDYNPYQGVSLPLQQKENGDLPESSRDSLSEDEWMKIIAEALRQAENEPQSAPKENRPYTLNSEKNFPMDMPDDYETQQWAERKLKHMRFPPMYEENSRDSPFKRTNEIVEEQYTPQNLATLESVFQELGKLTGPNNQKRERADEEQKLYTDDEDDIYKANNIAYEDVVGGEDWNPVEEKIESQTQEEARDSKENADKTEQINDEMKRSGQLGLQDEDLRKESKDQLSDDVSKVIAYLKRLVNAAGSGRSQNGQTGERATRLFEKPLDPQSIYQLIEISRNLQIPPEDLIDMLKTGEKPVEPEQELEIPVEPEDISEVDLDHPDLFQNKMLSKNGYPKTPGRPVAEALPDGLSVEDILNLLGMESAGNPKPPYFPNQYNREKVLSRLPYGPGRSKADQLPKAVWMPDVENRQMAYENLNDKDQELGEYLARMLVKYPEIMNANPVKRVPSQGSTEDDRQDENQIEQALKEHLSQHSSQETDKLASVSKRLPVGTPKSGDTPNRPYLDEDLLVKVLEYLNQEKAEKGREHIAKRAMENM comes from the coding sequence ATGGCAGAAGCTAAGACTCACTGGCTTGGAGCAGTCCTGTCTCTCATCCCTTTAATTTTCCTCctctctgaagctgaagctgcttCATTTCAGAGAAACCAGCTGCTTCAGAAGGAACCAGATCTCAGATTGGAAAATGTCCAAAGGTTTCCCAGTCCTGAAATGATCAGGGCTTTGGAGTACATAGAAAAGCTCCGACAACAAGCTCACAAAGAAGAAAGCAGCCCAGACTACAACCCCTACCAAGGTGTTTCTCTTCCCCTTCAGCAAAAAGAAAACGGTGACTTGCCAGAAAGTTCGAGGGATTCCCTGAGtgaagatgaatggatgaagataaTAGCTGAAGCTTTGAGACAGGCTGAAAATGAGCCCCAGTCTGCCCCAAAGGAAAACAGGCCTTATACTTTGAATTCAGAAAAGAACTTTCCAATGGACATGCCTGATGACTATGAGACTCAACAGTGGGCGGAGAGAAAGCTCAAGCACATGAGATTCCCTCCTATGTATGAAGAGAACTCCAGGGACAGCCCCTTCAAACGCACAAATGAAATAGTGGAGGAGCAATATACTCCTCAAAATCTTGCTACATTGGAATCTGTCTTCCAAGAGCTCGGGAAACTGACGGGACCAAACAACCAGAAGCGTGAGAGGGCTGATGAGGAGCAAAAACTTTACACAGACGATGAAGATGATATCTACAAGGCTAATAACATTGCCTATGAAGACGTGGTTGGGGGAGAAGACTGGAACCcagtagaggaaaaaatagagagTCAAACTCAGGAAGAGGCAAGAGACAGCAAAGAGAatgcagacaaaactgagcaaatcAACGACGAAATGAAGCGTTCCGGGCAGCTGGGCCTCCAAGATGAAGATCTCCGGAAAGAGAGTAAAGACCAACTCTCAGATGATGTCTCCAAAGTAATTGCCTATCTGAAAAGGTTAGTGAATGCTGCGGGAAGTGGGAGGTCCCAGAATGGGCAAACTGGGGAAAGAGCAACCAGGCTCTTTGAGAAACCACTTGATCCTCAATCTATTTATCAGCTGAttgaaatctcaaggaatttacaGATACCCCCTGAAGACTTAATTGACATGCTCAAAACTGGAGAGAAGCCAGTGGAACCAGAGCAGGAGCTTGAGATTCCTGTTGAACCTGAAGACATCTCAGAAGTTGACTTAGACCATCCAGATCTGTTCCAAAATAAGATGCTCTCCAAGAATGGCTACCCCAAAACACCTGGTCGACCTGTGGCAGAGGCCCTACCGGATGGGCTCAGTGTGGAGGACATTCTAAATCTTTTAGGGATGGAGAGTGCTGGAAATCCAAAGCCTCCATATTTTCCCAATCAGTATAACCGAGAGAAAGTTCTGTCAAGACTGCCCTATGGTCCTGGAAGATCTAAGGCTGACCAGCTCCCCAAAGCTGTCTGGATGCCAGATGTTGAAAACAGACAGATGGCATATGAGAACCTGAATGACAAGGATCAAGAATTAGGAGAGTACTTGGCCAGGATGCTGGTTAAATACCCTGAGATCATGAATGCCAACCCCGTGAAGCGAGTTCCCAGTCAAGGCTCAACTGAAGATGATCGACAGGATGAGAACCAAATCGAGCAGGCCCTCAAAGAGCATCTGAGTCAACACAGCTCTCAGGAGACTGACAAACTGGCCTCGGTAAGCAAAAGGCTCCCCGTAGGGACCCCGAAGAGTGGCGATACTCCCAACAGACCGTACTTGGATGAAGATCTGTTAGTGAAAGTGCTGGAATACCTCAAccaagaaaaggcagaaaagggaAGGGAGCACATTGCCAAGAGAGCAATGGAAAATATGTAA